The Paenibacillus sp. 481 DNA window TTGCAGATATGCTTACACGCATTCGCAATGCTAACACAGTACGTCACGAAACCGTGGAAGTGCCTGCTTCGACTATGAAGAAGCAAATCGCTGAAATTTTGAAGCGTGAAGGTTTTATCCGCGATGCAGAATATATCGATGACAACAAGCAAGGGCTTATCCGTATCTTCTTGAAGTACGGTGCAAACAACGAGCGCGTTATTACGGGCTTGAAGCGTATCAGTAAGCCAGGTCTTCGTGTTTACACGAAGTCCACTGAAGTACCACGCGTTTTGGGTGGTCTTGGTATTGCTATCATCTCGACGTCTAAGGGCGTCATGACAGATAAAGAAGCTCGTCAGTCTAAATCTGGCGGCGAGGTAGTTTGCTACGTTTGGTAATCCATTGTCATAACGATTGGAGGTGCAACAACAGATGTCTCGTATTGGTCGCAAGCCAATTAACGTACCAGGTGACGTAACAGTTACTTTGGACAATAGCGTTATTACAGTAAAAGGACCTAAAGGATCATTGACTCGTGAACTTCACAAAGACATGAAAGTGTCTATTGAAGAGAACGTAATCGTGATCGAGCGTCCTTCTGAAAATAAACTTCACCGTTCTTTGCACGGTACAACACGCAGCGTCGTGAGCAACATGGTTACTGGAGTAACTGAAGGTTTCTCCAAATCATTGGAACTCGTAGGCGTCGGTTACCGCGCAAACAAAACTGGAGACAAACTTGTCTTGAACGTTGGATACTCTCACCCGGTTGAAATTACACCGGAAGCAGGCATCGAGTTCGAAGTACCTGTTCAAACGAAGATCATCGTTAAGGGTATTGATAAAGAGCGCGTAGGTGCATATGCTGCTAACATTCGTGCCGTTCGTGAACCAGAACCTTATAAAGGTAAAGGTATTAAATACGAAGGCGAACGCATTCTTCGTAAAGAAGGTAAAGCTGGCAAGAAGAAGTAATCTTGCCTAGCTCGCTTACCTTTGTAGCATAACGCTTAAACTGAAGGG harbors:
- the rplF gene encoding 50S ribosomal protein L6, which encodes MSRIGRKPINVPGDVTVTLDNSVITVKGPKGSLTRELHKDMKVSIEENVIVIERPSENKLHRSLHGTTRSVVSNMVTGVTEGFSKSLELVGVGYRANKTGDKLVLNVGYSHPVEITPEAGIEFEVPVQTKIIVKGIDKERVGAYAANIRAVREPEPYKGKGIKYEGERILRKEGKAGKKK
- the rpsH gene encoding 30S ribosomal protein S8, yielding MVMSDPIADMLTRIRNANTVRHETVEVPASTMKKQIAEILKREGFIRDAEYIDDNKQGLIRIFLKYGANNERVITGLKRISKPGLRVYTKSTEVPRVLGGLGIAIISTSKGVMTDKEARQSKSGGEVVCYVW